The nucleotide sequence AAGGGGGGCAGTGGTGCAGCGTTGACACAGCGAATCGGCACCTCTACTTCAGACAGGACAGCCTGTAGATCGAAGTTAGGGAAATCGCGCAAGAGCGCGATCGCCGCTGTTGGATTGGCCGAACGGCCTCGCTCGGCAACCCACTCCAACACGCCTTCAGAGCTGCCATCGGCCAGAAACATTTGCCCTAGTAGTTCGGTCCTGGCTCCGATAAAGTCATCTGCTAATCGATCGGCGACCTGCTCGGCAAAAACTGGGTCCCAGGCAAATTCTGCGTTGTGCAGTGTATCGACACAGGCTACGCCAATGACCGCCTCTGGCATCCTGCGTGCGGCCTCTAGCGAAACTGGGCCCCCCATTGAATGACCGATGAGGATGGCTCGCTCTAGATCGAGTTCTTCCACAACCGCTTCTACATCGCCAGCAAGACCCGCTATGGACCATTCCTCCCGATCGCTCCCCGAGACACCGTGTCCGCCCAGATCGAGGGCAACAACCCGATAGCGATCGGCAAAGGTATCCAGTTGCTCGCTCCAGTAAGAGCGATCGCAGGACCAGCAGTGAACGAACACCAAGGCAGTGTCGCCACTACCCCGAACGTCGTAGGCAATAGAGACCCCATCGGGGGCTGCGACCGTTCCTTGCCTGACAGAGGAAACCCGTTCTTCAGCCAGTTCGGGAATTTCACTCGCAGTTTGAGGGGGGCTGCAAGCCGCCGCCAAAAGTAGAACCAGGGGGAATGCTAACTTTTTCATCGCACTATAC is from Synechococcus sp. PCC 7336 and encodes:
- a CDS encoding alpha/beta fold hydrolase, whose amino-acid sequence is MKKLAFPLVLLLAAACSPPQTASEIPELAEERVSSVRQGTVAAPDGVSIAYDVRGSGDTALVFVHCWSCDRSYWSEQLDTFADRYRVVALDLGGHGVSGSDREEWSIAGLAGDVEAVVEELDLERAILIGHSMGGPVSLEAARRMPEAVIGVACVDTLHNAEFAWDPVFAEQVADRLADDFIGARTELLGQMFLADGSSEGVLEWVAERGRSANPTAAIALLRDFPNFDLQAVLSEVEVPIRCVNAAPLPPLMPETAIEINQKYSDFDAVIMEGVGHFLLLEQPEAFNAKLDEVLAELSAG